Within Osmia lignaria lignaria isolate PbOS001 chromosome 11, iyOsmLign1, whole genome shotgun sequence, the genomic segment CGTTGTATTCTTCTACTATATTAGGTTTCTATAtactctttaaaatattttaattctcttaCTACCATCAAAGGTGCACtggtttataaattttatctaaCAGTGCTATAATCGAGTGAAAACTTATGCACACTGTTTCTAAGCAATTTATCAGCATCATACTTATAttattttgatataaattttgtGATTATAATGCTACACTTTcatttagtttttttttctgttttaacaatttttgaAGAGATATAACGACATAATAAACATCTTAATGATGTACTGTGTGTATAtcgaaataacaaataaaatattttaagaaatgttaattttgcaaaagttagtaataaatgaatgtttttttctaataaaagatagtataaaaaatttaattgttgagcagttttaattttgaagtaatAGTGAATATAATTCTCGCGTTCGAAAATTGAACAAAATCATTGTTTGATTtggtataaaaaatattttgaataaagtatatataaaatgtgttttctctctttttgatttttgtttaacTCATTATTCTCCAGTTTGGCAAAACTTCGGCAATCAACGTCGAAAAGTATGTCGTTACATTGTATACTACAGTTTCACCCGCGGCCAAGATAGCGCCAAACGAACCGTATGTACCATAGTCTATAATACTGTGATTACATGCTGATAAAACTGCAAGATCTTTGCCCGGACCTTTTGCATCCACATCGGATACGAATTTGATTCTATGTCGTTTactatataaattatacttACACCAAACTATATTATCACTAGTTACTACAAATACTACATTATTATACTTGCCGACGAAGTAATCCATTGCTGCAAAATAATAGCTAACAGGTGCTGGCCTAATTTTCAACTTCTGCCATAGATAGTCTACATAATCGGTTCTTCGTACATGTATGCTTACAAATGTTGGTTCAGACAAATAAAATTCTTCTGCTACTTCTTTCAATACCCTTTCTGCGTAAGCTCTTAAATTTGGCTTAAATGTAAATTCTCTTCGTACATCATCCAACCACACCAAGATTAGAGACCAGTAAGCTGCATGTCTGTCAACAGAAACATTTGTAATGCACAATATAAACTAAAACAAATGAAATAGGAATGTTTACCTCGGTATGATAATGTTTTGCTCTGTGCTGTTCCATTGCCCAAGAGAATTAACAACTTGACTAACATCTAAACTGCACCATCCAATGTAACTGAGCGGTGGAATGCTAAGATTTTCAAAGTATTCCTCAAGAGTTTTCAATATGCAACGTGGCATGAATGGCTCTAAACCAGTTCTTCTAGCAGTAGCCCATACAGAAGCATATTCCCAAATTTGATTTCCAAGCCTACCACCTTGGACAGCAGAAACTATTCCATATTTAGGACAAGGGTTTCTCCATTCCGGTGGTACTCTGATATTCTTTAACGTGGTACGACAAAGAGCTTGTTCATACGTTGAAATCTTTACATGGCGTGCTGGTGGGTTGGATGTGTACATGGGAAACAGGAAGACATGGATACCAACAACCACTATTAGAGCCAAAACTATTGCGCTTGCAAGTACATGCTGCTGAGCGTGACTCATTATCCTTATTTACTCCTGCGTGGTATGGTACTAAGTACTGATCAATTCTTTCTCTAGCTTCTGCACTACAGCCTTCTGCTTATTATTTTCTACTCTTCAATTTCCACTAGTCCGGCATTTCATATCTACAGGTGTGCCATGTCCTTTGTTTTCCGTCGTACATCTTTATAacgataatattatttatattgaaCAGTACATGTTTTTTTAACTGTAGATGATAGCAGGATATGGGATGTGTGACTAATGAGAATAATAGAActaattgaaaaaaatgtacTAAGGAAGACTGTTtattttttactaaaaataataaaaatacaataaaatatgtCATTTTTATCAACAGAatgttaatcatttttaatcaagatgaaaattaattgataatacTAAGCAATAAGTATATTTTCATGGGTCAGACAGTGAAAAAGGACATGGCCTAATATGTAGTTATTTCAAAGCAACTAATTCAGCAAGGTTTTATTGTACAAAGCATAATATATGTGAATTAAAGTtgcatttgtttattttaaacctaatgaaattatattacaCTTTATATATGATACTGTATGATAGTAACAGGTGGtgattattagatattatatgAATCTTGATATATACAAGAGAATTATTTACTATTTGCATAACTATACAAAACacttaaaatgtatttaaa encodes:
- the LOC117604109 gene encoding galactoside 2-alpha-L-fucosyltransferase Sec1, which gives rise to MSHAQQHVLASAIVLALIVVVGIHVFLFPMYTSNPPARHVKISTYEQALCRTTLKNIRVPPEWRNPCPKYGIVSAVQGGRLGNQIWEYASVWATARRTGLEPFMPRCILKTLEEYFENLSIPPLSYIGWCSLDVSQVVNSLGQWNSTEQNIIIPRHAAYWSLILVWLDDVRREFTFKPNLRAYAERVLKEVAEEFYLSEPTFVSIHVRRTDYVDYLWQKLKIRPAPVSYYFAAMDYFVGKYNNVVFVVTSDNIVWCKYNLYSKRHRIKFVSDVDAKGPGKDLAVLSACNHSIIDYGTYGSFGAILAAGETVVYNVTTYFSTLIAEVLPNWRIMS